The proteins below come from a single Vitis vinifera cultivar Pinot Noir 40024 chromosome 9, ASM3070453v1 genomic window:
- the LOC100262071 gene encoding putative leucine-rich repeat receptor-like serine/threonine-protein kinase At2g24130, whose protein sequence is MHCDEHRKEGKEGLNKGKFYCSSISTMVFKRTMFLLLLQNFLVISSSLVSLGYQHHSGHSSLTDKAALLEFKKAIVSDPTFALANWQESNDVCNFTGVVCNTRHHRVANLTLNRTGLVGYISPFISNLTELLCLQLAENNFSSTIPLEISSLRRLRFLKLHNNNMQGSIPESLSLLHDLELLHLFGNNLTGPIPASLFSNCSMLQNVDLSGNRLTGKIPPEIGNCPYLWTLNLYNNQFTGQIPFSLTNASYMFNLDFEYNHISGELPSDIVVKLYRLVYLHISYNDMVSHDANTNLDPFFASLVNCSSLEELEMEGMSLGGKLPNFMGQLGVNLTNLVLNGNQISGSIPPSLGNFSILTSLNLSSNLLSGTIPLEFSGLSNLQQLILSHNSLNGSIPKELGNIGGLGHLDLSHNNLSGNIPESIGNLFQLNYLFLNNNNLSGAVPRSLGHCIDLNKLDFSYNRLTGGIPPEISSLLEIRIFLNLSHNLLEGPLPIELSKLQNVQEIDLSSNNFNGSIFDPILNCIALRLLNFSHNALEGPLPDSLGDFKNLEVFDVSKNQLSGKIPTTLNRTRTLTFLNLSYNNFDGQIPSGGIFASVTNLSFLGNPNLCGSVVGIPTCRKKRNWLHSHRFVIIFSVVISISAFLSTIGCVIGCRYIKRIMSSGRSETVRKSTPDLMHNFPRMTYRELSEATGGFDDQRLIGSGSYGRVFKGVLSDGTAIAVKVLQLQTGNSTKSFNRECQVLKRIRHRNLIRIITACSLPDFKALVLPFMANGSLDSRLYPHSETGLGSGSSDLSLIQRVNICSDIAEGMAYLHHHSPVRVIHCDLKPSNVLLNDEMTALVSDFGISRLVSTVGNAGGVEHMGNSTANMLCGSIGYIAPEYGYGANTTTKGDVYSFGILVLEMVTRKRPTDDMFVGGLNLHRWVKSHYHGRMERVVDSSLLRASTAQPPEVKKMWQVAIGELIELGILCTQESSSTRPTMLDAADDLDRLKRYLTGDSTTATFASSLGISSSTLDDDDQLSLI, encoded by the exons ATGCACTGTGATGAACATAGAAAGGAGGGTAAGGAGGGTCtcaataaaggaaaattttattgCTCTTCCATCTCCACCATGGTCTTCAAAAGAACcatgtttcttcttctacttcagAATTTCCTTGTAATAAGCTCTAGTCTGGTAAGCTTGGGTTATCAGCACCACTCTGGTCACTCTTCACTCACAGACAAGGCTGCTCTTCTGGAATTCAAGAAGGCCATAGTATCCGACCCGACTTTCGCACTTGCTAACTGGCAAGAGAGCAATGATGTATGCAACTTCACAGGGGTCGTGTGCAATACAAGGCATCATCGAGTAGCAAACTTAACCCTCAATCGCACTGGCCTTGTGGGATACATTTCGCCCTTCATTTCAAATCTCACTGAGCTTCTTTGCCTACAGCTCGCTGAGAATAATTTCTCCAGCACTATTCCACTTGAGATATCCTCTCTCCGGCGCCTTCGCTTTCTGAAGCTCCACAATAACAACATGCAAGGTTCAATACCAGAATCCCTTTCTCTTCTTCATGACCTTGAATTGTTACATCTTTTTGGAAACAACTTGACTGGTCCAATTCCAGCTTCCTTATTCTCCAACTGCTCTATGTTGCAAAATGTAGACCTTTCTGGCAACCGTCTTACAGGAAAAATTCCACCAGAGATTGGAAATTGTCCATATCTATGGACCCTCAATTTATACAATAATCAATTTACTGGACAAATCCCTTTTTCCTTAACCAATGCTTCATACATGTTTAATTTGGATTTTGAATATAACCATATTTCTGGTGAATTGCCTTCAGATATCGTAGTGAAATTGTATCGGCTTGTTTATCTTCATATATCTTACAATGATATGGTTAGTCATGATGCCAATACTAATCTTGATCCCTTCTTTGCCTCCCTTGTAAACTGCTCTTCTCTTGAGGAGCTTGAAATGGAAGGTATGAGCCTTGGAGGAAAATTGCCAAATTTCATGGGTCAACTTGGTGTTAATCTAACAAATCTTGTTCTGAATGGCAACCAAATATCTGGATCAATACCTCCGAGTTTAGGGAATTTCTCCATACTTACGAGCCTGAATTTATCATCGAATCTATTAAGTGGAACAATTCCGCTAGAGTTCAGTGGATTGTCAAACTTGCAACAGCTTATCTTGTCACACAACAGTCTCAATGGTTCCATTCCAAAAGAATTAGGGAATATAGGAGGTCTGGGTCATTTGGATTTATCTCACAACAACCTATCAGGCAACATACCAGAGAGTATAGGGAATTTGTTTCAGTTGAATTATCTGTTCCTCAACAACAATAACCTCTCAGGAGCAGTACCTCGAAGTTTAGGACATTGCATTGATCTGAACAAGCTTGACTTCTCCTACAACAGATTGACAGGGGGCATCCCTCCAGAAATATCAAGTTTGCTCGAGATCCGAATATTCCTGAATCTTTCACATAATCTTCTCGAAGGGCCTTTGCCAATTGAGCTCAGCAAGCTGCAAAATGTCCAGGAGATAGATCTCTCGTCGAACAACTTCAATGGAAGTATCTTCGACCCAATATTAAATTGTATTGCCTTAAGATTGTTAAATTTCTCGCACAATGCTCTTGAAGGGCCGCTTCCTGATTCCTTGGGTGATTTCAAGAACCTGGAGGTCTTTGATGTTTCAAAGAACCAATTGTCTGGAAAGATCCCAACAACCCTCAATAGAACCCGCACGCTCACCTTTCTGAATCTTTCATATAACAACTTTGATGGGCAGATTCCCTCCGGTGGCATCTTTGCTTCAGTTACAAATCTTTCCTTCTTAGGCAATCCGAATCTTTGTGGCTCAGTTGTTGGCATACCCACTTGCCGTAAGAAGCGAAACTGGTTACATTCACACAGGTTTGTGATTATTTTCTCAGTTGTGATATCTATATCTGCATTCTTATCAACTATAGGTTGTGTTATTGGCTGCCGATATATCAAGAGAATTATGTCCTCTGGGAGGTCTGAAACAGTGAGAAAATCAACACCAGACTTGATGCACAATTTCCCAAGAATGACATACAGAGAACTGTCAGAGGCCACTGGAGGATTTGATGATCAGAGACTAATTGGCTCAGGGAGTTACGGACGTGTCTTCAAGGGAGTTCTTTCAGATGGAACTGCCATAGCAGTCAAGGTGTTACAGTTGCAAACTGGCAATTCCACCAAGAGTTTTAACAGAGAATGCCAAGTCTTAAAGAGGATCCGCCATAGGAACCTGATAAGAATCATCACAGCTTGCAGCCTACCTGATTTCAAAGCCCTTGTCCTTCCTTTTATGGCAAATGGGAGCTTGGATAGCCGTCTCTATCCACACTCAGAGACAGGTTTGGGTTCGGGTTCTTCAGATCTGAGCCTCATCCAGAGGGTGAACATCTGCAGTGATATAGCTGAAGGGATGGCTTATCTGCATCACCACTCCCCAGTCAGAGTCATACACTGTGATCTAAAGCCGAGCAATGTACTTCTTAACGATGAAATGACAGCTCTGGTTTCGGATTTTGGGATCTCAAGATTGGTTTCAACAGTGGGAAATGCTGGAGGTGTTGAGCACATGGGAAATTCTACTGCCAATATGCTTTGTGGATCCATTGGATACATTGCACCAG AATACGGGTACGGAGCCAACACAACTACAAAAGGAGATGTTTACAGCTTTGGCATACTAGTTCTTGAGATGGTGACCAGAAAAAGGCCTACAGATGACATGTTTGTTGGGGGACTGAACCTGCACAGATGGGTGAAGAGTCACTACCATGGAAGAATGGAAAGGGTGGTAGATTCATCACTGTTGAGAGCTTCCACAGCTCAGCCTCCTGAAGTGAAGAAAATGTGGCAAGTCGCCATTGGAGAACTGATCGAATTAGGCATTCTTTGCACGCAGGAGTCTTCCTCTACTAGGCCTACAATGCTGGATGCTGCCGATGACTTAGATCGCCTCAAACGCTACCTCACCGGCGACAGTACCACCGCCACATTTGCCTCTTCTCTTGGAATTTCGTCTTCGACCCTCGATGATGATGACCAACTGTCTCTAATTTGA